GTGATAGTTTTTGTTTTACAAATAGTAAAACACTTACTAATATTAAAGTGATTAATAAAAATGCTGCTACTGTTGCTATAACAGTTCCTGTTGTTCCTGCTGCTAAAATCATATTATTGTATAGTTTTAGTATTTTTTGCTAATTCTTCTTTCACTTCCTTTTTTTCAACTTTTTCAATAGTAGCTTCTGGCTCTGTAGAAGGCTCTCCTTCTTCATCTCCTCCAGTTAACATTCCACCAAAGCTCAAAAAACCAATTCCCATTAAACCAGTAATAATGAACGTAATTCCTAAACCTCTTAAGGCTGGAGGAACGCTTGAATATCTAATTTTTTCACGAATTGCTGCAATAGCTAATATTGCTAAAAACCAACCAATTCCTGATGAAACTCCGTAATTTAAAGCCAATCCTAAAGATTCGATTTCACGAGATTGCATAAATAAACTTCCTCCTAAAATTGCACAGTTTACAGCAATTAATGGTAAGAAAATACCTAAAGAATTGTAAAGTGAAGGTGAAAATTTCTCCACAATAATCTCTACCAACTGAACCATAGTTGCAATGGTTGCAATAAACATGATAAAAGAAAGAAACCCTAAATCATAATCTGCGTACTCTGAGCCTAACCAAGATAAGGCTCCAGGTTGTAATAAATATTGATCTAACAGCCAGTTTAATGGAACTGTAATTGCCAGTACAAAGATTACTGCTGCACCTAAACCAACTGCTGTAGAAACCTTTTTAGATACTGCTAAATATGAACACATTCCTAAAAAGACAGCAAAGACCATATTGTCTATAAACACTGCTTTGAAAAATAACTCTAAATGTTCTATCATTTTTTTATTTTTTATGCTGAAGTTGCCTTCAGAAATTTATTTTAAATGCTATAAATAAGTCTTAGTCTTCGATTAAATCTTTGTTTCTACTTCTTTGAACCCAAATAATTAAACCAACAATTATCAAAGCCATTGGTGGCATCAACATAAAACCGTTGTTTTCATATCCTGTAGAAAATAAACCTGTCTTTTCAATTGGATCTCCTAAAACTGGAATTCCGAACAAAGTTCCAGCACCTAACAATTCTCTGAAAAAACCAACTAAAACTAATATTACAGCATACCCTAAAGCATTTCCAATTCCGTCTAAAAATGATCTATATGGACCATTTGCCAAAGCAAAAGCCTCAAAACGCCCCATAATAATGCAATTTGTAATAATTAGACCAATAAAAACTGACAAGGTTTTACTCAATTCAAAAGCATATGCCTTTAAAACTTGATCTACAACAATTACAAGAGATGCAACAACAATAAGCTGTACAATAATTCTAATTTTTGATGGTATTATGTTACGCATTAACGAAATTACTACGTTACCAACACCCATTACAAATAATACTGCAATACCCATTACTAGCGATGCTTTTAAATCTGCAGTAATTGCTAAAGCAGAACAAATACCTAATACTTGTATTGTAATTGGATTATTATCCGCTAATGGATCTGTAATTAATTTAGCGTCTTTTTTTGATAGTAAAGCCATCCTAGTTTAGTTTTGTATTTAATTCCTGAAAAAATGGCATATACAATTTTAAATCTTTCTTTATCATTGCAGATACACCATCACCTGTAATAGTTGCGCCTGCTAAAGCATCAACTGCATAATCGTCTTTTCTTTCGTTTTTAGGATCATTATTTCCTTTTGCAACATTTATTCCTTTGAATACACCTGCTTCCGTTAATAATCTTTCTCCGTAAAAATCATCCATAAAATAACGTTGTTTTATATTAGATCCTAACCCAGGAGTTTCACCTGCATGATCAAAAAACGTTCCTCTTACAACCATGTCTTTATCTAAAGCTACAAAACCCCATATAGCATCCCATAAACCTTTTCCTCTAATAGGTGCTATGTACACAGTTTCTCCTTCTTGAGTTCCAACAAAAAGTGGTAAAAATCTAGATTTACCTTCTTTTGCTCTTGTTTGCTGTTTTTTTACATCAATTAGATAAGGCTCCATTCCTTTACCATCGTCTTTAGAATCCATAAATTCTTGACGTGTCATTTTATTGATGATTTTTCCATCTTTATACTCTAAAACTAATTGTTCAGAAATATTTGTAGAAAATTTATTTGCAACTTTATCTGTTGATACAAAAGTGATATCACCTGTACCTTCATTTTCATTTACACCCATCGCATACAGAATATTCTGCTGCTTTTCCATTCGCTGATTCTCTTTAATTTGAGGCTTTAATGATGATGCTGTGAATGCTAAAAGCGATCCTACAACAACAACCATTATAATAGCAAATAGAATAGTATACGTATTTTTATCTGTGTTAACTGCCATAATTAAGCTGTTTTTGCTTTTAAACGTTTCATTCTTTTCTTAACATTTCCTTGAACCACATAATGATCAATTGTTGGAGCAAATACATTCATCAATAAAATTGCTAAAAATACTCCTTCTGGATATGCAGGGTTGAATACACGAATCATAATTGATATAAAACCTATTAAGAAACCATAAATCCATTTTCCTTTATTTGTTTGTGAGCCACTTACAGGATCTGTTGCCATATAAACAGCTCCAAATAAAATACTACCTATAATTAAATGTTGCCAAAAAGGAACGCTCATTAAACCAAAGAATTTACTTGAATCTGAAATCCAACCAGCGTTTACAACGCCGTTAAAAATTAATCCCATTGCTAATGCACCAACAATTGCAGAAAGAATAATTCTCCAACTAGCAACCTTTGTGTAGATTAAAAATAAACCTCCTAGAATAATTAGAATTTTAGAAGTTTCACCAACAGAACCTGGCATAAAACCAAAGAACATGTCCATTTTATCTACTCCTGCTAAAACACTGTTTCCTAATTCTGGTAAATTTGCATTTTGTGCATATGCTCCTAAAACTGTTTCTCCAGAAATTGCATCTGCAGTTCCTGTTCTTGCAGCAGCTTCATGAACCCAAACCTTATCTCCAGACATCCAAGTTGGATATGCGAAAAACAAGAAAGCTCTAATGGTTAATGCAGGATTTAAAATATTCATTCCTGTACCTCCAAAAACTTCTTTACCAATTACAACTCCAAAAATAACGGCTACTGATAACATCCATAAAGGAATATCAATAGGTACAATTAATGGAACTAACATCCCAGTAACCAAGTATCCTTCTTCTACTTCATGACCTTTGATAACTGCGAAAATAAATTCTACCAAAAGACCAACTCCATAAGAAACGATTACCAAAGGCAACACTGTCCAAGCACCTACTACAAAGTTGTCCCAAGTAATAAAATTACCTAAAAGTGATGCTTCTCTTACCACACCTTTTGCTGCATCAATTGCTGCATAATGTTGGTAACCTGCATTGAATATTCCAAAAAGTAAACATGGAATTAAAGCGATAATTACAATATTCATTGTACGCTTTAAATCGTCTGCTGCTTTTATATGAGTTCCTCCATGAGTAACTTCGTTTGGTAAATATAAAAAGGTATGGATAGCATTAAATGCAGGTGCCATTTTTGTTCCTTTATATTTCTCTTTTAAATTATGTAAGTTTTGTTTTAAGCTCATAATCTTATGCTAATTCTTGTCTCATTAAATCTAAACCTTCACGAATTATTTTTTGATGTGGTTGCTTTGAAACACATACAAATTCGGTTAATGCAAAATCTTCTGGAGCTACTTCGTAACCACCTAAAGCTTCCATTTCATCTAAATCTTTATACATAAATGCTTTTAGTAATTGCATTGGATAAATATCTAAAGGAAAAACCTCTTCATAAGAACCTGTTACAACAAATGCTCTATGTTCACCATTTGTGTTGGTATCTAAATCGTATTTTTTATTGGGTGTTAACCAAGAAAATGTAAGGGCTCTTGATGTTGATATTTTGTTGAAAACAGGTTTGTTCCATCCAAAAAACTCATAATCATCTCCTTCAGGAATTGCTGTAATTTGGTTGTCATAATATCCTAAAAAACCATCTTCTTTAACTTCTTTACCTGAAAGCACATTACCACTTATAATTCTAGTTCCAGTAGTTTCTGCATTTTTTGCAACAACATCAGCAATTGTAGCTCCTGCAATTGCAGTAACATACTGTGGCTTGCTAAATTTAGAACCTGTTAAAGCAATTGTTCTTGTAAGGTTAAATCTACCAGTTAAAAACAACTCTCCAATTACAACAACATCCTCAATCTTTAAAGTCCAAACAACTTCGCCTTTATTGATAGGATTTATTTTTGCAATTTGAGTACCAACATTTCCTGCTGGATGTGGTCCAGAAACTGTATGCAATTCAATGTTGGAAACATCCTTAAAAAATGAAGCTTCCTCTTTACCTGCACTCACATGCACTTTACCTTCTGTCAATTTAGAAATAGCTTCTAAACCAGCCTTTAATTCCAACTCTCTACCTTTTAAAGTATACGATAAATCTGGTGCTAAAGGTGCTGTATTGCTAGCAGAAATAAAAATTGCTTTTGGTGTTTGGTTAGGATTTGCAATTACATCGAAAGGACGTTGTTTTACAAATGGCCAGCAACCACCTAAAAATAGATGCTCTTTTACCTCTTCTGCAGACATAGATGATGGCGTTTTTACACCAAAATCTGTATGCTCGATAGTGGCATCAGCATTAATTTTAATTGCTAAAATTTTTCTTCTTGCTCCACGCAAAACCTCTGTTACTGTTCCAGAAACAGGACTTGGAAATAAAATTCGCTCATCGTTTTTATCATAGAACAATGCTTGTCCTGCTTTAACGCTTGCGCCTTCTTTAGCCAATAATTTAGGTGTAATTCCGTGGAAATCTTCTGGCTTTACAGCATATACACTACTTAAAGAAATATCAGTAGTTGTTTTTTCTGCCTCGCCAACAAGCTTAATATCTAAGCCTTTTTTAATACGAATGTCTTTTGACATAGTAGTTTGGAATTGTTAGTTATCTTTAAAAATCATGCAAATTTACGGATTTTAGCAACTATTTTTAATATAAATATGTTGTAATGTTGTTAAAGAAATACTATTTATAACGATTCTAAATTGATTAAAAATCAAAAAATATAATAGATTTTATTTTTGGCTTAAAAATTGATATTTTTGTAAGTATGATAAAAAAGATACTTTTAACTAGCTTCTTATTCTTTTTGATAAAGATTGATGCTCAAAACATTAAATCTATACAATTAAGACCTTTACAAGAAAATAATTACTCTGCAATTGTTCCTTTAGGTACTGTTTTACAATTATCTTTTGATGATTTAGAAAATGACAGCAAAGATTATCGATATAAAATAGAACACATGACACATGATTGGCGAAAAAGTAGATTACTTTCTAGTCAATTTGTAAATGGTTTTGATGAAAATACCATTATAAATGTTACCAATTCCTTTAATACTTTTCAAAATTACACACATTATGAAGTTAAAATTCCGAATGTAAATACCGTACTTACAAAAAGTGGCAATTACCTTTTATCGGTTTTAGATGATTATGATGAAGTAGTTTTTACAAGAAGATTTGTGCTGTATGAAAACGCTGCAATAGTTGCAGTTCAAGTTTCTAGAAGTAGAAATGCAAAAACAACAGATACTCAGCAAACTCTAGAATTTACAATAAATCACCCAAACATAAGAATTAACAATCCACAACAAGAAGTAAATGTAGTTATTCTTAAAAACGAGAATTGGAACGAAAAAATAACCGATTTGCAACCTACTTTTTTTCAACAAAATCAATTGAGATATACCTATACAAATAAAACCAATTTTTGGGGAGGCAACGAATATTTGAATTTTGACACCAAACTCATCAGAAATAAAAGTTTGAATGTAGTTCGTATAGAAATGAAGGATGTTTTTCATCATTATTTATATCCTTACACCTATAATGCTGATTTAGAATACAGATTTAACCCTGACATTAATGGGCAATTTGTTTTTAGAACTTTAGAAGGAAACAACCCAAACACGGAAGCAGATTATGCAATGATGCATTTTACTTTGTATGCAGATGCGCCTTTTTTAGATAAAAGTGTGCACGTTTATGGAGCTTTTAATAATTTTGAAATTGAAGAAGATACAAAATTAGAATATGACTTTGAAGATAAAAGCTACAAAGGAGCTATTTTAATGAAACAAGGTTTTTACAACTACACCTTTGCAACTGTCGATAAATTTAACAAAGTTGACACTAATGAAATAAATGGAACTTTTTTTGAAACTGAAAACCAATATACAGTCATTACTTATTTTAAACCTTTGGGTGGATTGTATGATAGAGTGATAGGAATTGGAACAGGTTTTTACAATCAAGATCGATAAAAAAATGATTTGCGTTTTTTAAACAAAAAAACTACATTTACCTTTCATGGTAGAGCAAATTACAAAAGGGATTAAAATTATTGTAAAAACAAAATACAATGGCACTAGCACTAGAAATGGTAGGCAGTACTATGTTTTTGCTTATTTTATAACTATCGAGAATAATTCTGAACAAATTGTGCAGCTTACAGACAGGTTTTGGCAAATTTTCGATTCGCTAAACATAACTGAAATTGTAGAAGGAGAAGGTGTGGTTGGACAAACTCCAATTTTAAAACCAAATGATAATTATTCCTACAGTTCTGGTTGTTTTTTAGAATCTAACTTAGGTTCTATGAAAGGTTTTTATACGATGCAAAATATTGATACTTTAGAGCGATTTAAAGTAATAATTCCTACTTTTCAACTCTCAACACCAATATTATCAAACTAAACAGCCCAAAAAGTAAAGTCGCCAAAATTAAAGATGCTGCCTGCTTAAATTGCGGACATCCTTTTAGCGGACATGAAAGATTTTGTCCAGAATGTGGGCAAGCCAATAAAGGGAATATAATAACCTTTAAAAGTTTTGTGCACGAAGTTTTTAACGGTTTGTTTAATTTTGAAGCCAAATTCTGGAATACAATTATCCCACTTTTAGTAAGTCCTGGTAAAGTTTCTAGAGATTATATTGATGGTAAAAGACAACGTTATTCCAATCCTTTTCGTTTTTACTTAACAGTTTCCATTATTTTTTTCTTGTTGATTGGATTATCAAAATCTATTGATAAATATGAAGCACTAGCAGATGAAAGCAAAGCAGACATAACCAATGTGCTTAAAAAAAACACGAATTCAAAAGATAAAAAAGAAGAAAAACCAACAGAAGAAAAAATAGATTCAATTATTAAGAATTTAGATGAAGATTTGAGCAAGTCTTTTATTCCTATTCCTGCCTCTGCAAAAAAGAAAATTTTAGAAGAAGTTAAAAAAGAAGCCAAAGACACTACCAAAACAAAAAAATCTAACAACAATAATGTTATTTTTAACTTTGGTGGAGATACAAGGTTAGATGAATTTTCTCTTTACATTAAAGGGAATCCTGATGCAAATATTAATACTGCTTTAGATTCTTTAGGATATGAAAAGAATTTTACAAATCGGTTTTTGCTAACAAAGACCAAAAGTTTGTATGCATTTACAAAAAGTGAAGAAACTAGAAATCAATTTTTTAGTCAAGTACTTTCATATGGTTCTGTAGCATTGTTTATTTTCCTGCCATTTTTTACTTTATTTTTAAGATTTTATTACATCCGAAGAAAATATACATACATAGATCATTTAATTTTTGTGTTCCATGTACAAACCGTATTTTTTATGCTGTTCTCAATTTTTATTCTATTAAGACTTTGTAGTTTAGAACCTCACATTTGGATTTTCGCCATTTTATTTCTCATATACCTATTTATAGCTATGAAAAAATTTTACAAACAAGGTTATGTAAAAACATTTTTAAAATTCTTACTTTTAAACCTAAGTTATATGATCGTATCAAGTATTGGTATTACATTTCTATTTATATTTTCGTTGATGCTTTTTTAGGAATAGTTTGTTTACAAGTAACCAAATTTTATTTTTAAATTTTTCCTAAATATGGATAAAAATTATTTCAATAAAAAATAACTAAATATCAAACACTTTATCATTCAAAAAATCAAAATACTTCATAGACACCTTTTCTTCTATTTTTTTGATGGATGTTATACTCACAGTTTCCACAAAAACACGTTTCATTTTTGGTGAAATTTCGGCATTTCCTAAAGTTTCTGATGTATGAAATTCAATAATTTTTTCTTGAATAAATTCTTGGTTTTCATTTAGCCAATTGTCAAACCAATCCTTACGTAATTTCTTCATTTCATCAGTATATAAAGGCGATGATGACCAAATTCTTGGTTCTTGTGCTAATTTTGTGAAGTGTTTTGTTTTTCCATCCCAAACCAATTCATAGGCTTCTAACTGCTTATTCCAATCAACTAATACAATTGTAAAGGGCTCAATATCATCAAAATTAAATTCTTTTATATAAGAAACAGCATCATTAGCAGTAAGTATATTTTTAACAATAATACCTCTACTCATTTTGTAATTTGATTTTCTAATATGTTTTTCAAATGCACCATTTAACAAACAAACTAACATTTTTTTATTACTGGTTCCGATCCAAGTTCCTCCAGCCAACTCATCTTTTGGATATGTTAATGCTACACCATTTTCTGTATATGTTTTTGGAGGAATAGTTTTTCTTAAAGGAGTTTCATCTCTACTAGAAGTTAAGATAAAATTATTGTTAGGTAATGGAAGATAAGTTACTGTACACATTTATTCCTCGGAAATTTGGTTTTCAAAATTACGAAATCGATTTATAAAATTTGTAACTTTACAACTTTAAAAATTTAGACAAATTAAAACCGTACAGAAATGGCAAGAGGATTTTTCAATGTTCCAATAGCAGTTAATGAACCTGTTAAAGATTATAAACCTGGTTCACCAGAATTAAAAGAAGTTTTAGCAACCTATAAAGAAATGTATAAAGGAAAAGCAGATATTCCTATGTATATTAATGGTAAAGAAGTTAGAACTGGAAATACTAGAAATATTACACCTCCTCATGATCATAAACATGTTGTAGGTCATTATCATATTGCAGATAAAAGCCATGTAGACGAAGCAATTTCTACAGCTTTGGCTGCTAGAGAAGCTTGGTCTAGCGTTTCTT
The DNA window shown above is from Polaribacter sp. Hel_I_88 and carries:
- the nqrE gene encoding NADH:ubiquinone reductase (Na(+)-transporting) subunit E → MIEHLELFFKAVFIDNMVFAVFLGMCSYLAVSKKVSTAVGLGAAVIFVLAITVPLNWLLDQYLLQPGALSWLGSEYADYDLGFLSFIMFIATIATMVQLVEIIVEKFSPSLYNSLGIFLPLIAVNCAILGGSLFMQSREIESLGLALNYGVSSGIGWFLAILAIAAIREKIRYSSVPPALRGLGITFIITGLMGIGFLSFGGMLTGGDEEGEPSTEPEATIEKVEKKEVKEELAKNTKTIQ
- a CDS encoding NADH:ubiquinone reductase (Na(+)-transporting) subunit D, whose amino-acid sequence is MALLSKKDAKLITDPLADNNPITIQVLGICSALAITADLKASLVMGIAVLFVMGVGNVVISLMRNIIPSKIRIIVQLIVVASLVIVVDQVLKAYAFELSKTLSVFIGLIITNCIIMGRFEAFALANGPYRSFLDGIGNALGYAVILVLVGFFRELLGAGTLFGIPVLGDPIEKTGLFSTGYENNGFMLMPPMALIIVGLIIWVQRSRNKDLIED
- a CDS encoding Na(+)-translocating NADH-quinone reductase subunit C, whose amino-acid sequence is MAVNTDKNTYTILFAIIMVVVVGSLLAFTASSLKPQIKENQRMEKQQNILYAMGVNENEGTGDITFVSTDKVANKFSTNISEQLVLEYKDGKIINKMTRQEFMDSKDDGKGMEPYLIDVKKQQTRAKEGKSRFLPLFVGTQEGETVYIAPIRGKGLWDAIWGFVALDKDMVVRGTFFDHAGETPGLGSNIKQRYFMDDFYGERLLTEAGVFKGINVAKGNNDPKNERKDDYAVDALAGATITGDGVSAMIKKDLKLYMPFFQELNTKLN
- a CDS encoding NADH:ubiquinone reductase (Na(+)-transporting) subunit B codes for the protein MSLKQNLHNLKEKYKGTKMAPAFNAIHTFLYLPNEVTHGGTHIKAADDLKRTMNIVIIALIPCLLFGIFNAGYQHYAAIDAAKGVVREASLLGNFITWDNFVVGAWTVLPLVIVSYGVGLLVEFIFAVIKGHEVEEGYLVTGMLVPLIVPIDIPLWMLSVAVIFGVVIGKEVFGGTGMNILNPALTIRAFLFFAYPTWMSGDKVWVHEAAARTGTADAISGETVLGAYAQNANLPELGNSVLAGVDKMDMFFGFMPGSVGETSKILIILGGLFLIYTKVASWRIILSAIVGALAMGLIFNGVVNAGWISDSSKFFGLMSVPFWQHLIIGSILFGAVYMATDPVSGSQTNKGKWIYGFLIGFISIMIRVFNPAYPEGVFLAILLMNVFAPTIDHYVVQGNVKKRMKRLKAKTA
- a CDS encoding Na(+)-translocating NADH-quinone reductase subunit A is translated as MSKDIRIKKGLDIKLVGEAEKTTTDISLSSVYAVKPEDFHGITPKLLAKEGASVKAGQALFYDKNDERILFPSPVSGTVTEVLRGARRKILAIKINADATIEHTDFGVKTPSSMSAEEVKEHLFLGGCWPFVKQRPFDVIANPNQTPKAIFISASNTAPLAPDLSYTLKGRELELKAGLEAISKLTEGKVHVSAGKEEASFFKDVSNIELHTVSGPHPAGNVGTQIAKINPINKGEVVWTLKIEDVVVIGELFLTGRFNLTRTIALTGSKFSKPQYVTAIAGATIADVVAKNAETTGTRIISGNVLSGKEVKEDGFLGYYDNQITAIPEGDDYEFFGWNKPVFNKISTSRALTFSWLTPNKKYDLDTNTNGEHRAFVVTGSYEEVFPLDIYPMQLLKAFMYKDLDEMEALGGYEVAPEDFALTEFVCVSKQPHQKIIREGLDLMRQELA
- a CDS encoding DUF5103 domain-containing protein, producing MIKKILLTSFLFFLIKIDAQNIKSIQLRPLQENNYSAIVPLGTVLQLSFDDLENDSKDYRYKIEHMTHDWRKSRLLSSQFVNGFDENTIINVTNSFNTFQNYTHYEVKIPNVNTVLTKSGNYLLSVLDDYDEVVFTRRFVLYENAAIVAVQVSRSRNAKTTDTQQTLEFTINHPNIRINNPQQEVNVVILKNENWNEKITDLQPTFFQQNQLRYTYTNKTNFWGGNEYLNFDTKLIRNKSLNVVRIEMKDVFHHYLYPYTYNADLEYRFNPDINGQFVFRTLEGNNPNTEADYAMMHFTLYADAPFLDKSVHVYGAFNNFEIEEDTKLEYDFEDKSYKGAILMKQGFYNYTFATVDKFNKVDTNEINGTFFETENQYTVITYFKPLGGLYDRVIGIGTGFYNQDR
- the apaG gene encoding Co2+/Mg2+ efflux protein ApaG, producing MVEQITKGIKIIVKTKYNGTSTRNGRQYYVFAYFITIENNSEQIVQLTDRFWQIFDSLNITEIVEGEGVVGQTPILKPNDNYSYSSGCFLESNLGSMKGFYTMQNIDTLERFKVIIPTFQLSTPILSN
- a CDS encoding DUF3667 domain-containing protein yields the protein MHEVFNGLFNFEAKFWNTIIPLLVSPGKVSRDYIDGKRQRYSNPFRFYLTVSIIFFLLIGLSKSIDKYEALADESKADITNVLKKNTNSKDKKEEKPTEEKIDSIIKNLDEDLSKSFIPIPASAKKKILEEVKKEAKDTTKTKKSNNNNVIFNFGGDTRLDEFSLYIKGNPDANINTALDSLGYEKNFTNRFLLTKTKSLYAFTKSEETRNQFFSQVLSYGSVALFIFLPFFTLFLRFYYIRRKYTYIDHLIFVFHVQTVFFMLFSIFILLRLCSLEPHIWIFAILFLIYLFIAMKKFYKQGYVKTFLKFLLLNLSYMIVSSIGITFLFIFSLMLF
- a CDS encoding NRDE family protein, whose protein sequence is MCTVTYLPLPNNNFILTSSRDETPLRKTIPPKTYTENGVALTYPKDELAGGTWIGTSNKKMLVCLLNGAFEKHIRKSNYKMSRGIIVKNILTANDAVSYIKEFNFDDIEPFTIVLVDWNKQLEAYELVWDGKTKHFTKLAQEPRIWSSSPLYTDEMKKLRKDWFDNWLNENQEFIQEKIIEFHTSETLGNAEISPKMKRVFVETVSITSIKKIEEKVSMKYFDFLNDKVFDI